In Alicyclobacillus macrosporangiidus CPP55, a single window of DNA contains:
- a CDS encoding ABC transporter permease, whose protein sequence is MWSIVRKECKLMIRGKGNLFFLIVMPMLFMVLFGSVFAKNMAPDDPNGQMLVLNQVVPGYTVMFVFFIILTMLRSFLGERESGMLARIAATPLRPLGYLAGMWIPAVLAVLVQCTVLLAFGHVVYGVKLGDPAALAVLVICLAVCGTGLGLAISLWVRGENQGRAITMLIVMGGAALGGLWMPYDMMPAGAQLASHFTPQFWAQRALQDVMAHGAHIPDVLTSAGVLVGFGAAGLLLALPRFPRFLRSAVH, encoded by the coding sequence ATGTGGAGTATCGTCCGCAAAGAGTGCAAGTTGATGATCCGCGGCAAGGGAAACCTGTTCTTTCTCATTGTCATGCCGATGCTGTTTATGGTGCTGTTCGGCTCGGTGTTTGCGAAGAACATGGCTCCGGATGACCCGAACGGGCAGATGCTGGTGCTGAATCAGGTGGTCCCGGGCTACACGGTGATGTTCGTCTTCTTCATCATCCTCACGATGTTGAGAAGCTTCTTGGGCGAGCGGGAGTCGGGCATGCTCGCGCGGATCGCCGCCACCCCCCTGCGGCCGCTCGGGTATCTGGCGGGGATGTGGATCCCGGCCGTGCTTGCGGTGCTCGTCCAGTGCACCGTGCTCCTCGCGTTCGGCCACGTGGTCTACGGGGTGAAATTGGGGGACCCGGCAGCACTGGCAGTCTTGGTGATCTGCCTGGCGGTGTGCGGCACCGGCCTCGGACTCGCCATCTCCCTGTGGGTGCGCGGGGAGAACCAAGGCCGCGCCATCACCATGCTCATCGTCATGGGAGGCGCGGCCCTGGGCGGATTGTGGATGCCGTATGACATGATGCCCGCAGGGGCGCAGCTGGCCAGCCATTTCACCCCCCAGTTCTGGGCGCAGCGGGCGCTGCAGGACGTGATGGCGCACGGTGCGCACATCCCCGATGTCCTGACCTCCGCGGGCGTTCTGGTGGGTTTCGGCGCGGCCGGATTGCTGCTCGCGCTGCCGCGCTTCCCGCGCTTTCTGCGCAGCGCCGTGCATTGA
- a CDS encoding ABC transporter ATP-binding protein, producing the protein MIPPAISLQGVRKSYGANLALADVTLTVRRGTCFGLLGPNGAGKSTAMKILCGVLKPDAGQVSVLGLDVARDPVAARRLVGYVPQDITLYESLTAVDNLRFFGGLYGLRGAALANHVQEALRRVGLASRARDRVGTYSGGMKRRLNIAAALLHRPQLLILDEPTVGVDPQSRNHILELIRGLRADGVTVVYATHYMEEAEAVCDDVAILDHGRVLTQGSLGEVLARHAPRAVYVAWGAGAPPQCPEAHEVLPHRRGWVVRSPQPLTVMRRVIDHAESQSIRLEALELMRPSLESVFLSLTGTSLRD; encoded by the coding sequence ATGATACCGCCTGCCATCTCGTTGCAGGGCGTGCGCAAATCGTACGGCGCGAATCTCGCCCTCGCGGACGTCACCCTCACGGTGCGCCGCGGGACGTGCTTCGGCTTGCTCGGGCCGAATGGCGCCGGCAAGTCGACGGCGATGAAGATCCTGTGCGGGGTCCTGAAGCCCGACGCCGGCCAGGTGTCCGTGCTCGGTCTCGACGTCGCCCGCGATCCCGTCGCGGCCCGCCGCCTGGTCGGCTATGTGCCGCAGGACATCACGCTGTACGAATCCCTCACCGCCGTCGACAACCTGCGGTTTTTCGGCGGGCTGTACGGCCTGCGCGGCGCGGCCCTAGCCAACCACGTACAGGAGGCGCTCCGTCGCGTCGGCCTGGCGTCGCGCGCCCGTGACCGAGTCGGCACCTACTCCGGCGGGATGAAGCGGCGCCTGAACATCGCCGCCGCCCTGCTCCACCGCCCGCAGTTGCTGATCCTCGACGAGCCGACGGTCGGGGTCGATCCGCAGTCGCGCAACCACATCCTGGAGCTGATCCGCGGCCTGCGGGCGGACGGCGTGACGGTGGTGTACGCCACCCACTATATGGAGGAAGCCGAGGCCGTGTGCGATGACGTCGCCATCCTGGATCACGGCCGCGTGCTCACCCAAGGATCCCTCGGCGAGGTGCTGGCCCGACACGCGCCGCGCGCGGTGTACGTGGCCTGGGGAGCCGGCGCGCCGCCCCAGTGCCCCGAAGCGCACGAGGTGCTGCCGCACCGGCGGGGATGGGTGGTGCGAAGCCCGCAACCGCTGACCGTGATGCGGCGCGTGATCGATCACGCCGAATCCCAGTCCATCCGCCTGGAAGCGCTGGAGTTGATGCGACCGTCTTTGGAATCGGTGTTTTTGTCCCTGACGGGGACCTCGCTGCGCGATTGA
- a CDS encoding ABC transporter permease, producing the protein MRTPDTLPVPRIPFWALVRHDFKRRRAGRLRAYRAWVLAYLAAVCVIFIALATYVGRIGDFDPRPVWYATFGLPFMCFGLGIGWTVNEWKNGTAGWWLTLPAPRTRLIASKFTAVLLRTLFIYAMVFLGITVFGLYTMAVGGHLTAQAASAFLGVGMRWYSLLLAITPLPCAFGVFHGTLGQSRLKPAIPLVWMAFGLLWWLLSTRRLVHMHPDDPTLALSLHWTWPMLWPVLGTWILSYVLLQLAAIILERHLAM; encoded by the coding sequence ATGAGAACCCCGGACACCTTGCCCGTGCCTCGGATCCCCTTTTGGGCCTTGGTCCGGCACGATTTCAAACGCCGCCGCGCCGGCCGCCTGCGGGCGTACCGCGCCTGGGTGCTGGCGTACCTGGCCGCCGTGTGCGTCATCTTCATCGCATTGGCGACCTACGTCGGGCGCATCGGCGACTTCGATCCGCGTCCGGTGTGGTACGCCACCTTCGGCCTACCCTTCATGTGTTTTGGCCTGGGCATCGGTTGGACCGTCAACGAATGGAAAAATGGCACCGCGGGCTGGTGGCTGACCCTGCCCGCGCCGAGGACCCGGCTGATTGCGTCGAAGTTCACCGCCGTGCTCCTGCGAACTCTGTTCATCTACGCCATGGTGTTTCTCGGCATCACCGTGTTCGGGCTCTACACGATGGCGGTGGGCGGCCACCTGACCGCACAGGCGGCGTCGGCCTTCCTCGGAGTAGGAATGCGATGGTACAGCCTGCTGCTCGCCATCACGCCGCTGCCCTGCGCCTTCGGCGTGTTCCACGGGACCCTGGGCCAGTCCCGGCTGAAACCGGCCATCCCCCTCGTCTGGATGGCATTCGGCCTCTTGTGGTGGCTTCTGTCCACACGGCGGCTGGTTCACATGCACCCGGACGACCCCACGTTGGCTCTGTCCTTGCACTGGACGTGGCCGATGCTGTGGCCGGTCCTCGGCACGTGGATCCTATCGTACGTCCTGTTGCAATTGGCCGCCATCATCCTGGAACGCCACCTGGCGATGTGA
- a CDS encoding ABC transporter ATP-binding protein gives MTELAVQLSGVTKSYGAKRALDALTLEIPRGQVVGILGPNGAGKSTLFRILTGLTRPDEGEVRIFGEVPGWRTNRLLAYLPDRARWYADHTGEQALRWAETFLPGFDPAAARRLAEFMKLDLRMRAGDMSRGQEARLMLLLCLARRVPLVILDEPFTGIDAPSRARIIESLVAHIGEGGPTVLISTHELHEAEPLFDHAVFLVDGRVALAGSAEELRRKHGSMSEIMASLLR, from the coding sequence ATGACTGAGCTGGCCGTCCAGTTGAGCGGCGTGACGAAATCGTACGGCGCGAAGCGGGCTCTCGATGCCCTCACCCTCGAGATCCCGCGCGGACAGGTGGTCGGGATCCTCGGCCCGAACGGCGCCGGCAAGTCGACTCTGTTCCGCATCCTCACCGGGCTGACGCGACCGGACGAGGGCGAGGTCCGCATCTTCGGAGAGGTGCCCGGCTGGCGGACCAATCGCCTGCTGGCCTACCTGCCCGACCGGGCGCGTTGGTACGCCGACCACACCGGAGAGCAGGCGCTCCGTTGGGCCGAGACGTTTTTACCCGGGTTCGATCCCGCGGCCGCCCGCCGCCTCGCAGAGTTCATGAAGCTCGACCTCCGCATGCGGGCGGGCGACATGTCGCGCGGCCAGGAGGCGCGGTTGATGCTGCTCCTCTGCCTCGCCCGAAGGGTTCCCCTGGTTATCCTCGACGAGCCGTTCACCGGCATCGACGCCCCGTCCCGGGCGCGCATCATCGAGAGCCTGGTGGCGCACATCGGCGAGGGCGGACCGACAGTGCTCATCAGCACCCACGAGCTGCACGAGGCGGAGCCGCTGTTCGATCACGCTGTCTTCCTGGTCGACGGCCGCGTTGCGCTGGCCGGATCGGCCGAAGAACTGCGGAGAAAGCACGGATCGATGAGCGAAATCATGGCATCCCTGCTGCGTTGA
- a CDS encoding TIGR00366 family protein, whose protein sequence is MLRRFTNLCVSYVQRFMPDPYLFAVILTLLVVVLDFLFVKGATLGGVVRAWYDGVWGSKNIFTFALQMVLILVTGYTLAQAPVIKRFLERVASIPKNQVQAAITCFLVAGVASLLNWGLGLVVGAILAKEIAKKLRENLHFGYLVAAGYMGYIVWTCGFSSSIALANTDPKSSLNIIYQLTKQTVQFNDSIFQPYSWLPVLATFIVIPIALKLMAPTQSHVPPLEALEETAATAEVTLGGPGAARKRTFAEVLESAWILNLLLVAAGLAYFVMSGFTLNINSMIMLFTVFGLLLHWTPIRFIRAFTEAAKASGSLLLQYPLYGGIMALMAYAPAKGIDPLQVVISNALVKGATETTLPFLNFIGSLIISLFVPSGGGHWGVQGPVTIQTAVQMGLTDPGYLGRLSMSVAFGEQVTNMIQPFWALPVLALAKLGVRDMMGFTVVAFLIGFVIFGIATFIPAL, encoded by the coding sequence ATGCTTCGGCGCTTCACCAACCTGTGCGTGAGCTACGTGCAGCGGTTCATGCCGGACCCGTACTTATTCGCGGTCATCTTGACGCTGCTCGTCGTGGTGCTCGACTTCCTGTTCGTCAAAGGTGCAACGTTGGGCGGCGTCGTCCGCGCGTGGTACGACGGCGTGTGGGGATCGAAGAACATTTTTACCTTCGCCCTGCAGATGGTGCTCATCCTGGTCACCGGCTACACCCTGGCCCAGGCGCCGGTCATCAAGCGTTTCCTGGAGCGCGTCGCATCCATCCCGAAGAACCAGGTTCAGGCGGCCATCACCTGCTTCTTGGTGGCCGGGGTCGCGTCCTTGCTCAACTGGGGCCTCGGGCTCGTGGTGGGGGCGATTTTGGCGAAAGAAATCGCCAAGAAACTGCGCGAGAACCTGCACTTCGGGTACCTCGTCGCGGCGGGGTACATGGGGTACATCGTGTGGACCTGCGGGTTCTCGAGCTCCATCGCGCTGGCCAACACGGATCCGAAATCGAGCCTCAACATCATCTATCAGCTGACGAAGCAGACGGTCCAGTTCAACGACTCCATCTTCCAGCCGTACAGCTGGCTGCCGGTGCTGGCGACGTTCATCGTCATCCCCATCGCCCTGAAGCTCATGGCGCCCACCCAGTCGCACGTGCCGCCGCTGGAGGCCCTGGAGGAGACAGCGGCGACGGCTGAGGTCACCCTCGGCGGCCCCGGCGCGGCGCGGAAAAGGACGTTTGCCGAGGTGCTGGAGTCGGCGTGGATCCTGAACCTGCTGTTGGTCGCCGCGGGCCTGGCGTACTTCGTGATGTCCGGCTTCACGCTGAACATCAACTCGATGATCATGCTGTTCACCGTCTTCGGATTGCTCTTGCACTGGACGCCCATTCGCTTCATCCGCGCCTTCACCGAAGCGGCCAAGGCGTCGGGCAGCCTGCTGCTGCAGTACCCGCTGTACGGGGGCATCATGGCCCTGATGGCGTACGCGCCGGCCAAAGGGATCGATCCGCTGCAGGTCGTCATCTCCAACGCCCTCGTCAAAGGGGCGACCGAGACGACCCTGCCGTTCCTGAACTTCATCGGATCGCTCATCATCTCGCTGTTCGTCCCGTCGGGCGGCGGTCACTGGGGAGTTCAAGGGCCTGTCACCATCCAGACGGCGGTGCAGATGGGCTTGACCGATCCCGGCTACCTCGGCCGCCTGTCGATGTCGGTCGCGTTCGGCGAACAGGTGACGAACATGATCCAGCCCTTCTGGGCCCTGCCTGTGCTCGCCCTGGCAAAACTCGGCGTGCGCGACATGATGGGATTCACGGTCGTGGCGTTCCTGATTGGCTTCGTGATCTTCGGCATCGCGACGTTCATCCCGGCCCTGTGA
- a CDS encoding TIGR00366 family protein has product MFRRFTNLCVAYVQRFMPDPYLFAVILTLLVVVLDFLCVKGVTLGGVVRAWYDGVWGSKNIFTFALQMTLILVSGYTLAQAPIVKRLLARVASIPKNQVQAAITCFFAAGVASLLNWGLGLVVGAIVAKEIAKKLRENIHFAYIVAAGYMGFIVWASGFSSSIALANTDPKSSLNIIYQLTKQTVSFQDTIFQPYNWLPVIAVFVIIPIVLKRMAPTESHVPPLEALEETAAGVEVPVGGPSVARRKTFAEVLESAWILNLILAVAGLAYFVMSGWTININSMVMLFTILGLLLHWTPIRFIRAFTEAAKSSGGLLLQYPLYGGIMALMAYSPAKGIDPLQVVISNALVHGATAVTLPFLNFIGSLIITLFVPSGGGHWGVQGPVTIQTAVQMGITDPGYLGRLSMSVAFGEQVGNMIQPFWALPVLALAKLGVRDMMGFAVVVFLIGVIIFGIATFIPAL; this is encoded by the coding sequence ATGTTTCGGCGGTTCACCAACCTGTGCGTCGCGTACGTGCAGCGCTTCATGCCGGATCCGTACTTATTCGCGGTCATCCTGACGCTGCTCGTCGTGGTGCTCGACTTCCTGTGCGTGAAGGGCGTGACGCTGGGGGGCGTCGTCCGGGCGTGGTACGATGGGGTGTGGGGATCCAAGAACATCTTCACCTTCGCTCTGCAGATGACCCTCATCCTGGTCTCCGGCTACACCCTGGCCCAGGCGCCGATCGTCAAGCGGCTGTTGGCGCGCGTCGCTTCCATCCCGAAGAACCAGGTGCAGGCGGCCATCACCTGCTTCTTCGCGGCCGGCGTGGCGTCGCTGCTCAATTGGGGCCTCGGGCTCGTGGTCGGCGCCATCGTCGCCAAGGAGATCGCCAAGAAACTGCGCGAGAACATCCATTTCGCGTACATCGTCGCAGCCGGTTACATGGGTTTCATCGTGTGGGCGAGCGGGTTTTCGAGTTCGATCGCGCTCGCGAACACGGACCCGAAGTCGAGCCTGAACATCATCTACCAGTTGACCAAACAGACCGTCTCGTTTCAGGACACCATCTTCCAGCCGTACAACTGGCTGCCGGTGATCGCCGTTTTTGTGATTATTCCCATTGTGCTCAAGCGCATGGCGCCGACAGAGTCACACGTCCCGCCCTTGGAGGCTCTGGAGGAGACGGCTGCCGGGGTGGAGGTGCCGGTCGGCGGCCCCAGCGTGGCGCGGCGAAAGACGTTCGCCGAGGTGCTTGAGTCGGCCTGGATCCTGAATCTGATCCTCGCCGTCGCCGGGCTCGCTTACTTCGTCATGTCCGGCTGGACCATCAATATCAACTCCATGGTGATGTTGTTCACCATCCTGGGGCTTTTGCTGCACTGGACCCCCATCCGCTTTATCCGGGCGTTCACGGAAGCCGCCAAATCCTCCGGCGGCCTGCTGCTGCAGTACCCGCTGTACGGGGGCATCATGGCCCTGATGGCTTACTCGCCCGCGAAAGGGATCGATCCGCTGCAGGTCGTCATCTCCAACGCTCTCGTGCACGGGGCGACCGCGGTGACCCTGCCGTTCCTGAACTTCATCGGGTCGCTGATCATCACCCTGTTTGTGCCCTCCGGCGGCGGTCACTGGGGCGTGCAGGGGCCCGTGACCATCCAGACGGCGGTGCAGATGGGCATCACCGACCCGGGTTACCTCGGGCGCCTGTCGATGTCGGTCGCGTTCGGTGAGCAGGTGGGCAACATGATCCAGCCCTTCTGGGCGTTGCCGGTGCTCGCCCTCGCGAAGCTCGGCGTGCGCGACATGATGGGATTCGCCGTGGTCGTGTTCCTCATCGGCGTCATCATCTTCGGGATCGCCACATTCATCCCGGCCCTCTGA
- a CDS encoding GntR family transcriptional regulator gives MEERRVGTLTFRLDLSQPLYEQILQQMRQAIAKGEIGLGEKIPSVREMAQGLRVNPNTVSHAYQELERDGLTETRRGQGTFITTSPEQVQRFREELARHMAREFVAGMRAYGFTWSDITRFLQEAQGRNVHD, from the coding sequence TTGGAGGAACGCCGGGTCGGCACGTTGACCTTCCGGCTGGACCTCAGCCAGCCCTTGTACGAACAGATATTGCAGCAGATGCGTCAGGCCATCGCCAAAGGGGAGATTGGATTGGGCGAAAAGATTCCGTCGGTGCGCGAGATGGCCCAAGGCCTGCGGGTCAATCCGAACACCGTCAGCCACGCCTATCAGGAGCTGGAGCGCGATGGGCTCACGGAGACCCGGCGCGGCCAGGGCACGTTCATCACCACGTCTCCGGAACAGGTGCAGCGGTTCCGCGAAGAGCTGGCCCGCCACATGGCCCGCGAGTTCGTGGCCGGCATGCGGGCGTACGGCTTCACCTGGAGCGACATCACGCGCTTCCTCCAGGAGGCGCAAGGGAGGAATGTGCATGACTGA